Below is a genomic region from Amyelois transitella isolate CPQ chromosome 4, ilAmyTran1.1, whole genome shotgun sequence.
TAGTAAACAGTaggttttatgaaaaatttaatcttttaaattatacacaTACTGCCTGAAGGATTGGAGCAGAAGTACTTGACCATGAAGGGCTGAAAAGCGCGCACTCGCCACGCGCCAAACACAAGGACATTAGCAGCTAGTATTGGGTAGAACACCTTCTCACTATCCTTCAGTGAACGCCACCACTTTTGCACGGGACCTGGTTCTGgtttctataaagaaaatatgtatatataagtacAAATTAATTCCGTCTCTTCCTGTGATAATTCAGTCCCCATGTTTTGAAGATAATAGGTACTTGAGAAAATATGGAGAGAATGCTGGGATTCCCAAGAGACTGAGGtagataaaagtaaatttgtgtTTACAAAAGAACATGTTATGTACTCATGTtgaataaagaaaacttttttcCATGCCCAGTGGTTCCCGGGACcaatagttaaaataataggaccactacatctctttcccatagatgttgtgaaagcaactaagggataagcttataaatttgggattcttcttttaggtgatgggctccTCCTCCATTCCTCcactatttaaattctatcattaagccaaacagccttttcaagactgtgggctctgttaaccccgcaaggaatatagatgtgtttatatgtaagtatggatTAGCCATGGGTGCTTGATCAAAGCCAGTTTTATATActttaggaaaaataaaggCTAAGATGTATTCATTACAGTCTATATGCTTATAAAATGTGTTAAATTTctagaaaacaaatatttaattggtCTTACAAACTGTGCCAAGATTTTTTTCTGCTGAGCATTCAACCAGGAGCCTGGTCGCCGGAGCAGAGTAGTAGTGTGAGCACGAAGAGTCTCATATTCCCAGATGACACAGCCAAGTAGACTTGCTGAAGATACCTGAAACATAAATGTccactattttttttgttttgatctTATGAATACTATTTTATGTGTAATTTAAGATCAGGCTCAAAGTATTTAGAttagaagtatttttttaatacagagggtattatactaaaatatgttttaaatgtgAGTCAAAAAATATCATGTGCAAGTTGTGAGATATTAAGATTAAGTTGATGAATATAACCACGATATTATGAAATGTACAGTTATGTTATCATACCCCTATGGTGAAAAAGAATGGCCTTAGAAGTCCTTTAGCATGGAGTGGTCCAGACTCTATCTGAATATTTTCTAATGGGTCTGGTTCAATAACAGGTCGTTTACCGCGCCGTGAATTGTTGAATGCATTGCGGGTCTGAATGCGAACATATCCCACGGTACTTCGGCTTTGTTGCTGGAGTAAtgatttactaaaaaaatatcaatgttattaaatattaaatagataggtattaaacttttttaaactttaaataatgtGGTTATGTGCAAGTGACATTGGGAATGTAAACATACCAATTATTTGTTAGTTCAGCAATAGACCAAACATTTCTGAAAAACATGATAAATTTACTGAATTTAGcactttatttgtttgtatccACATTACACAAATATACTCATTTCTGTGTTTGCAGACCTATTTCAATTTTAGTGGAACTGGATcgaaacaatataaaaatgttacgaaaaattatatttgacacTTATCTACTGTTTGTCCGTACTGACAGCTTGACacggattttttttagatcATGAGATCATATGACCATAgatcatgcatacatacatattgttacgtctatatcacttgcgcggtagacagagccaacagtaacgaaaatactgaaaggccacgttcagctgttatggcttcatgatggaattaaaattcaatagtgacaggatgctagccttTCGCCTTCAAGAGAGATTccatgtttataagtatatccCTTCGCCTTTATACGCATCTATTGGAAAGATACGTAATGTTTCTATTGTAAAGTGCTGAAAACCACCTTGACTTTGCTATCGATATTGTGATCCAATCCGTCCTATCTAGAAGATTATCCTATGTCCACTGCAAGACTATCTTAGAtctcattttaaaatagatagaATTTGGAATAGATTTTTCTATTTAGATCTTTTTTGAATGGATAACGGCTTAATCTTTTTATCAATAGTCTTTTGGCGGGTCCCGTTGCCTCCCTAGAAAAAGCTCGGGGCCTGCATATAATCGCGACGAGGAACTAATGAAAGTCAgttatacaatttatatacCATTGGAATCTAACCTAgcttgaattaaaaatatccagTCAAAAAATCtgatgtcttttttttaatagatttgtagattttcaattatttcgaTGGGTTTAACAAATGGTACCCAGCACTTATTTAAAGAATAGATTCGGCCGACTATGTAAATAGGTTCGTTATTTTGTAAGTAGCGCATCTACAGTTGTTACTACATTTGTTACATAATACGACAATATGGGCGAAGGAAATCGctgataaaatcaataaagtaTCTTATATTTGTCAATAGAAAGTATACAATATTGACAATAAATTCTTTCTTTCAACAGCTACGATGACCCAGATAGACATACACATTTACACAAAAGACACATCAAGCTTACAGCATATCCTACTATACCATCGAACGAAACTTAAGTAGGTTTATACATGTCACATTGTAGAAACAACAACCGCCGTTAGCTTGTCTGGAAATATTTAGGTAGGTTCCTCAAGGTTATATATCTTATGCCTACCGAAATACCTACGTAattctacatatataatatactagcatACCACTATAGATTCATCAATAACATGAAGCCGGTTATGGAAGTAGGGGTTCTTTTGCAAACaactaaacaattttattgtgcTCCACTATACAAAGAGAGGGCTGCAGGAGCGGGATCCCCATTGCGCATGCTCTATTCAGATGGTTCCTTTTTCTTGACGGTGACCCTCAACAACTTCAGTATACAGCTGGGCACTCAAGGGAAAGAGAGCTTGTGGTTATCGTGACCTTTAAATTAGGACTATaaaatcctattatttttcaaagtgAGTAAATATATGTTAACGAGTAGGTATGTAGCTAGTTTCATACTGTGTTCGTTATAGTGCAGATCCATATAAAGAAGTGTATTATTAACGATAATGAGATATTAAAATACACCTAACTAGTGACTAAATGAGTGAAAAATGTGACGCAAGTGTTGTTCATTAAGAGTTTGGGcaatttaatttgacatattcatattttatgaaacaattgaatcaaatttatattgtagAGTCTACGTAAGGGCTTTGTAATTAACCCGCGAAATCCTTGGCTAATGGCGGCAGGAAATCGATATTTTGAATACCATGTGGCCTGTCCCGGCTATTTTATGTGGACATGTTGAAAAAGGTTTTCTAAATGGTTTTGCttatcttcttttttcttcGTTACAGAAATGATGAagccaaatttattaaaaccacATCACCTCctcgaaataatatttaaacataaaccATTGTGACGCACAAATAATTGTTggattatacattttttttaaactaatattgtaacaattattaatttttgaattgggattatatatttagatactTCATCTTTCCATAGTTATTTTTCTATGGAAAGGAAAGAAccatattttctataaaaaaatggtCATTGTTATTAAGTGTTGATATAATCAAGCGAAGCTTAATTAATTAGTCTACTAAGTAGATACAAAAATTCTCGGATAGGTGCTATATTAATTACGAAATTTATCATTGGTTTAACTAAAAtgagattttaaatataaatttaaaaaatggagCCATACTCTGATGACTTGTTGTGGTTGGTGGTGTGTGGGTTTATCGTGGCTTTCATCTTGGCGTTTGGTATCGGAGCGAACGACGTCGCTAACTCCTTCGGAACCAGCGTGGGCTCTAAAGTATTGACGCTCACACAAGCATGTATCCTCGCTACGATATTTGAGATTGCTGGCGCAGTGTTAATCGGTAAGCGATAATAAGGTGgcatgtaagtataaatatacttacgaTACAATAATTACTTAACTCTATTGTGACAACGAGAACGTAGAAGTCAAACATGGGTATTTTTTGCcaataaaagctttttatCATTGCGCCAAAGTCATCATGGCTGCAAAATTcagaatgtgcagatttcctgaTATTGTTTTCCCTCCTCATTAGAACATCGGTTAGCACGGTACTTACATAACTTAAACAGTAGTAATTGTCACATGGGTAGGATTTGAGCCTCTATACCCGGCTCGTCAAGAAACGTTTATTTGGACACTAAAACAGCTCGAACActcaaaaaactaaaaatccacgttcagctggatggcaaatggatggaattgagattcaagatATCTAAATACCCTTTTTAGGTTACAAAGTATCCGACACGATGCGCAAAGGTATTCTCGATGTGTCGTTATACGCGGGCGACGGAGAGCGTCTGTTGGCAGCTGGTTGCTTAGCGGCGCTGATCGCAGGAGCGGCATGGCTGATTCTGGCGACGGCGCTGCGACTCCCGGTCTCGGGGACCCACTCCGTGGTGGGCGCCACAGTGGGATTCACCCTAACTGCGAAGGGACCGGACGGAGTTCGCTGGTCGACACTAGGCGCTATCGGTAATTTTTGTTCAATCACTTGTTAATCAAACTTACCAAAGTTTAATAGGCGTTAGGGTGATGTCAAGAGCGAACCAAGTTCTTGACATCCCCATTGGCACACGAGAACTTGAGGTCGCTCTCTGTTTTCACTAGGGACAAATGTCATGTCGTAAATCTTAGAATCCAGTAATATAATCTGCAATGTACATAGACCAGGTGTTCCTAATATCTACTATTTATGAAGATATAAGCTgctgtgctgttttgtatattGCAGTCAATAAACGAATTTTCACTTTCATTTTGTATGACGGAGCAAAGGTTTCTGATCTCCAAAACGCTTTGTGCCGAATTTTTTAATCCCTGATGGTCTTTTCATGTAATTGGGgttgaaatacttatttaagaaTTACTCAGTTAATATCCTTTTGGGTACCTACAATGTGTAATTATAAGTATCTTTTAATAAGCGATGTGTCTGCAAATGATTTGAATGGAACCTGAACATTTTAAAGTACAATTATAGTAATGTCCGAGATATTTGTTACAGTGTTGTCGTGGTTCATATCTCCAGTGATGAGTGGCGCGATGTCAGCCGGTCTGTATTGGCTGGTGCGCCGGTTCATACTCCGGGCCAAGCAGCCTTTGAAGGCGGGGCTGAGGGCGCTGCCATTTTTCTATGGAGCCACCGTCGCAGTGAACGTGGTCAGTGTTGTCCATGATGGTCCAAAGTGTGAGTAAAATTATCTCTTAAAGCTATGAATATGTTTCGCAAATATTGGACACCGGACTCAAGGAACAGCTTATCAATCTAGGTAAAGACTATGTCTTTCTCTACAAAATGATAGTTTCGTTGATCTGTTTAAGGATTTCCaaaaataagtagatatacatatatttgagTTAAGTAAGTTACCACAGGTCTCGAAATTAACTTGGGGCTAGCCTAACCTGAGTGATTTGCTCGCGTAGGTATGTTTGtcagtttatattatttgaaaaccACCTGTTTATGCTTTCAGTGTTAGCCATGGACAAAATTCCAATTTGGATAGCGTTGGTTGGATCATTGGTCTTGGGCGCGTTGATAGCTGGAGCTGTGCGAGCCTTTCTTGTCCCTCACTACCGTCGCAAACTCGTCGCGCCTGCAGTCAATTTTACTTTAGGTTTATCTAATGGTAAGTAGTAAATGAAgccttgaaataaattaatttaatttctgtagatacgagtatatacaTAGTACTCAaggcgttaaggagtatgatgggtgtgaaattgagtgacaggataaggaacagcgtgataagggaatgttgtgatgtgaaagaagatgtagttacaggaatagaaaagggtatgttaagatggttcggtcatgtggagaggatgaatgaaagcaggttgactaagcagatatacaaggagagtgtggagggaaaggtcggagtgggaagacctagacgaatgtatcttgatcaaattaaggacgtcctggtaaagggtcaggtcaaaagtacccgaaaccgccgagcttgtatgaagagagttatgaatgtggacgaagcgaaagaagtatgcagagatcgtggcaagtggaaagaggtagtctctgcctacccctccgggaaagaggcgtgattttatgtatgtactcaaGGCAAGAACGAATAGGcactatttgagcttgcgtgcATCACCTTAGGCCTTGATTTGCTTGCCACCAGTCAAACGGACTCAAATctattaagtttattaaaccaaaaaaaaaaacgttcatATTTCCCGCGAagtagacaaaaccaacagtcttaaaaatactgaaaggccacgttcagctgtagtgcttaatgatgaaattaatatacaaacagtgataggttgcgaattaaaataattgtgaagAATACagtaattcaataaaatacgtGAGTAAATGATACGTACGACAACTGAAAAACGGTTTATTTAAAGGAGCAATTCATTTAGATCACTTATAATATCTACAAATTTAATCTTCCTATTATACAATTACATTAAAGTGAATTATTGTATTCATTGATAGAAACAACGCCAGCTGACACACCCACGCATTCAAATAAGAACAGTGTACCACAGCGTCCTACCTCTCTGCTATCCGAAGATGGGAAAGTCTTGGAAGCGATCGCAGAAACCGCCGAAATGGTCACCCTTAGCGATGCTGACAAAATATCCGTTGGTGTAAGAGAAATGAACGCCAGGAACCGAGCCCTTTTAGCTACAATGGACGACTGCAGCATTCTCTCACGTAGCCTTAGTCCACCAAACAAATCTAGATTACAATTAATTGATGCTGACCCTCAAATTAATACACTCAAGTACATCGACGAAACGTGGAGctgtaataaaagttttgactCAGCTCACATGGCAGGCATGGGCGAAAGTTATGATTCTAGGAATGGGTTCCTTGGCGACTCTTGTGATACGATAGCTCGCGGGGAGTTCGACAGACTGGCAGCGACGAGAGTTTTGCCGACTGCTGTAGACTTTGACACGCCGCCTCCTAGGTTGGATAAGGTAAATAACCCTCAATATGAAATCTGTAGGttactttttaaacaattaaacaaaaaagtgACTCCAATTCATTAAGGTTCACCTGAAGCCAAAGCTAATGGTTACTAGCTTATAGCGTTAAAACTTGGATACTTGGGAATACAGgataaaatgtaaaagtaacatttgaaattaatttcagggtgaaagcaaataaagtaaaacgtttttatttgtaggcACCAGAAAGCAGCGCGTGGAACATCGAGTGCGCCGCCGCGAGCCGGCTGGCCGCCATCACGCCCAACTCCAGCGCCGCGCCGCTGCTGAGGCCCGCCAccccgccgcccgccgcgcccgccgcgccccCTCTGCCCGACGCACTCCGCCTGTTCTCTTTCCTTCAAGTGTTGACAGCTACCTTCGGAGCGTTTGCACATGGGGGCAACGATGTCAGGTGGGTGTGTGAAATTTCTGGGTGTTTTAATTGTAAGTTTTTGTCCATCATTCTggcattcaataaaaatatagaaaatgtacctttttgtttattgaaaaGTAGTGTTGCCCAAATGCAAGAACAAGACGAGACTTAGCCAGTCTTGGTCTTGGTCTTGCGCCAATACACCTGGTCTTGGTCTTGGTCTTGGTCTTGCGCTCCCAGTCTTGGTCTTGGTCTTGGTCTTGCAGCAAGAGTCTTGCAAGTCTTGCAATGACCTATTAGtctattactatttattaaagtttactTTAAATCTTAGAAAAACGTATTAGAATTGGAACATTGTGAGCTTGAATTAACATAGCCATAGTAAAGATCAAgcagattaataaataactgaaGATTTGATAAGAAATTCGAAAAATCAACTGACCTACGATATATGTCGTTTTCCATGGAAGTAACTGTttcttaataaacatttatgatTTATAAGCTTACGCTTAAGGTTGCACTGTACTGTAATTGCCAAAATAAAGTACTTAGTTGTTACTGGCcgattaaatgaaaatatgggtgtttataaaaaatatttaagacgataattacatacttaatatGTCGCACCCCTAGATGAAAACACCACTAACTCAAAAATACTTACGTAAGTTAATGGCGTTTTTGAAAGTATCGCATGAATAGCTACGCAgagttaaaatacttttaactgttaaaaaaatattcttacctGTCCACTTCTTCCAGCGGTTACTAAAAAGCTTGTGATATCTCCACTTAATTTTGGTTTAACAGGAAGAAATATTTCTGATTCCTTTTTGTGGAAAGATATTAGATGTTTCCTTAAGCCTGAAGTGTTtctgtttttcatttttatttcaatctttttatgttGGCACAATTTACAGAAGGCAGTTTGGGATGCATGAATTATTTCGAAAAACTCCTCAAATTTGCTTTTCGGTCTTTTAGATTTGTGACTCAAACTCTCGTTACTCGGACTAGAATAATTTGAATCTTCGTCACTCATATTAAATTGTACACGTGATacgtttttagaaaataacgAGAATtagtaaaaacaattattaagttagACTCGAAGCACAGCTCAATTGGAAATGActggaattaaaataattccttTATTTATAGTACGTTTCCTTGCTTTCTACCGCGCCGCCTCGCCACGTGCCGGCTCTATAAAAAGGATGCCGCCGCAAATCAAACAATGCCGCGTGCGGCGTACAAACACACACTAAATATTACCTACTTGTACAGACGCGACgcgtgaataaaatatatgtaaagaaTTAGTGCCGATCACTATTCTTTACATATAAGTGAATGTTTTGGcgtacatctatactaatattataaagctgaagagttcgtttgtatgtttgatgacagaagttttaaaataaataaataagtcctGAACGTCACTATACCTCCAAAGTTACTATTCctcgtggacgaagtcgcgggcacagctagtaaatactTACTCTCATCATCTCTCTCAGAGACATTCGGGCTGGTAAGTAATACAAAACTCTTATCGCaggctttttattttattagtaggtaagtacctacgctttttatattattttattagttttgtagaatttttttacacgtttcaagtatatttaaaagtggctacaatatttattaaactggTGATATTTGAACACTTTTTTGCtattatttcttgtaaaaacttaaGAAATATAATGACTAAATGTACAATAATAGTACCTAAGTAATTAGTTTAAAACCATATaagtaatcaatattataatatatacttactagaATGAATTAATATGACATCTACTATCTATCCTTACCATTTTATCCTAATCATAATACTACTTGCGTG
It encodes:
- the LOC106138690 gene encoding sodium-dependent phosphate transporter 1-A; the encoded protein is MEPYSDDLLWLVVCGFIVAFILAFGIGANDVANSFGTSVGSKVLTLTQACILATIFEIAGAVLIGYKVSDTMRKGILDVSLYAGDGERLLAAGCLAALIAGAAWLILATALRLPVSGTHSVVGATVGFTLTAKGPDGVRWSTLGAIVLSWFISPVMSGAMSAGLYWLVRRFILRAKQPLKAGLRALPFFYGATVAVNVVSVVHDGPKLLAMDKIPIWIALVGSLVLGALIAGAVRAFLVPHYRRKLVAPAVNFTLGLSNETTPADTPTHSNKNSVPQRPTSLLSEDGKVLEAIAETAEMVTLSDADKISVGVREMNARNRALLATMDDCSILSRSLSPPNKSRLQLIDADPQINTLKYIDETWSCNKSFDSAHMAGMGESYDSRNGFLGDSCDTIARGEFDRLAATRVLPTAVDFDTPPPRLDKAPESSAWNIECAAASRLAAITPNSSAAPLLRPATPPPAAPAAPPLPDALRLFSFLQVLTATFGAFAHGGNDVSNAIGPLVALWLLYSEGAAHAKAETPLAILVFGGAGIALGLWLWGRRVIRTVGEDLTSITPDTGFTIELGAALTVLVASKAGLPVSTTHCKVGSVVCVGYFSHKAVDWSLFRNIIFAWVVTLPAAAGMAALSMLALEAFVV
- the LOC106138734 gene encoding presenilin-associated rhomboid-like protein, mitochondrial, coding for MFFRNVWSIAELTNNCKSLLQQQSRSTVGYVRIQTRNAFNNSRRGKRPVIEPDPLENIQIESGPLHAKGLLRPFFFTIGVSSASLLGCVIWEYETLRAHTTTLLRRPGSWLNAQQKKILAQFKPEPGPVQKWWRSLKDSEKVFYPILAANVLVFGAWRVRAFQPFMVKYFCSNPSGSAKCLPMILSTFSHYSPLHLMANMYVLYSFMPAAVASLGKEQFVAMYLSAGVISSFASFLYKVVANQPGLSLGASGAIMSVLSYVCVQYPDTRLSIIFLPMYTFAAGTAIKAIMCMDLTGVLLGWKFFDHAAHLGGALFGIAWCHWGGTHIWANRDKFLQYYHALRKNDTGR